TGATTTTTGTCTTGGAGTATCTATAATAGCCTTTTGGGGAAATAGGGCAAGCCTTGATATGAGTAACACTGATATTGATAAGCTCATGGTTGAATATTTAATAAGTACCATTTCAGATTATTCAACTGACACTGATAATAAGGAGATAATCGTAAATAGTCTTTCAGATTTAGTAGATGTACTTAATAGAACTAGCATGGACGATGCCTTTAAAATGCATTTGATAAGGCTATATCACAATAGGCATAACACTATTAAAGAGCTGTTAGAAATGCTTCTTTTATGTGTGCCTATTTGTCAAAAGCATTTCCATATTATTAAAGAAGATTTTGATAAATCCTTAGAAGTATTAACTAAGGCAGAGGATTTAGAAAAATTGTTTGATAAATCTGTAGGTATAAAAATAAAATCACATGTTGATTGTAACATCTACTTGACAATTTTTAATTTTAACAGGTTTAGATTAGAGCTCAACGACGATATCAATAATTATTATCTAGGACTTTACTTTCTTTCTTTAGTAGATTTAAAGGAAAAAAATCGATTCAATGATAATGACATGATTGCCGACTTAAAAGCTCTAGGAGATACTACAAGACTTAAGATAATTCGTATTCTTTCAGAGAAGAAAATGTATACGCAAGAATTAGCTGAAATTATAGGATTAACACCTGCAACAGTATCACATCATATTAGTATTTTATTGAAATCTGATTTGATTTCAGTAACAATTGGGGATGAAAATACAAGAAAAGTATTTTATGAAGTAAATGGTTCTAAGCTGGAAGAAATGGGCAACTCAATAAAAAGTTTAGCAACAAATTAAAACGGGGAGGAGTATGTATGAAGGGAAAACTCAGCTATCCTCTATTTAAAACTATAAAGCGCTTACTTAAAAATGTAAGTGTTCAAAACAAAAAGATATATCTGTATTTTCTTATATATACTATAACAGC
This Proteiniborus sp. DW1 DNA region includes the following protein-coding sequences:
- a CDS encoding metalloregulator ArsR/SmtB family transcription factor; this encodes MNYVVHNEPNWLYEAATCISEQDSKNEERVIENHNKFGMTKEEMTGYFKKHMTYKKAVLKDILPIYNRYSSQKWLFQKFELEMDDDFCLGVSIIAFWGNRASLDMSNTDIDKLMVEYLISTISDYSTDTDNKEIIVNSLSDLVDVLNRTSMDDAFKMHLIRLYHNRHNTIKELLEMLLLCVPICQKHFHIIKEDFDKSLEVLTKAEDLEKLFDKSVGIKIKSHVDCNIYLTIFNFNRFRLELNDDINNYYLGLYFLSLVDLKEKNRFNDNDMIADLKALGDTTRLKIIRILSEKKMYTQELAEIIGLTPATVSHHISILLKSDLISVTIGDENTRKVFYEVNGSKLEEMGNSIKSLATN